The nucleotide sequence TGAGGCACCGGAACTGACGGTACGTCATGATTGCGCGCGTGATGTCGGTCTCATCCCGAGGGCGCCGTCTTGCGAAGCGGACAGGCGGGTCGGCCGCCTTCGGCGTCCGGTTAGACTGACCAAAAGCCGTCGCGGTCGGCGCGGCAGGCGGGGCAGAGTTCCCTGATACGGCGCCAGCCCCTGCCGCCGGAGCCACGTCCGGCCCGACCTGGAGTCACGTCCCCGAGATGATCACTGCCACCGCCGTCGAACTGCGTGCGGGTGCCCGCATCCTGCTCGAATCCGCCAGTTTCCGCGTCGCTCCCGGCGACCGCATCGGCCTGGTCGGCCGCAACGGTGCCGGCAAGACCACGCTGACCAAAACGCTCGCGGGCGAGACCCAGCCGGCCGCCGGGACGATCACGCGGTCGGGCGAGGTCGGCTACCTGCCGCAGGACCCGCGCACCGGCGACCTCGACGTCCTCGCGACCGACCGCATCCTGTCCGCACGCGGCCTGGACGCGGCGATCAACGGCATGCGCGCCGCCGAGCAGACGATGTCGACGGCGACCGGCGACGCCCGCGACAAGGCGATGCGCCGGTACGCCCGGCTGGAGACCGAGTTCCTCACGAAGGGCGGGTACGCGGCCGAGGCCGAGGCCGCGACGATCGCGGCGAGCCTCGGGCTGCCCGACCGGATCCTGGGCCAGCCGCTGCGCACGCTGTCCGGCGGTCAGCGGCGCCGGGTCGAGCTGGCCCGGATCCTCTTCTCGGACGCCGACACCCTGCTGCTCGACGAGCCCACGAACCACCTGGACGCCGACTCGATCGTTTGGCTGCGCGACTTCCTCAAGACGTACAAGGGCGGGTTCATCGTCATCAGCCACGACGAGAACCTCGTCGAGGCGTGCGTCAACAAGGTGTTCCACCTGGACGCCAACCGCACCGCGATCGACGTCTACAACGTGGGGTGGAAGGCGTACCTCACGCAGCGCGAGACCGACGAGCGCCGCCGCAAGCGCGAGCGCGACAACGCGGAGAAGAAGGCCGCGGCGCTGATGTCGCAGGCCGACAAGATGCGTGCCAAGGCGACGAAGACCGTGGCGGCGCAGAACATGGCACGGCGTGCCGAGCGCCTGCTCTCCGGTCTCGAGGGCGTGCGGCAGGCGGACAAGGTCGCCAAGCTCCGTTTCCCCGAGCCCGCGCCCTGCGGCAAGACGCCGCTGATGGCGTCCGAGCTGTCGAAGTCGTACGGGTCGCTGGAGATCTTCACCGACGTCGACCTCGCGATCGACAAGGGCTCGCGCGTCGTGATCCTCGGTCTCAACGGCGCCGGCAAGACGACGCTGCTGCGGCTTCTCGCGGGGGTCGAGGCGCCCGACACCGGGAGGGTCGAGCCGGGCCACGGGCTCAAGCTGGGCTATTACGCGCAGGAGCACGAGACCCTGGACCCGGGCCGCACGGTGTTGGAGAACATGCGTTCGTCCGCCCCCGACATGGACCTGGTCGAGGTGCGCAAGGTGCTCGGCTCGTTCCTGTTCTCCGGCGACGACGTGGACAAGCCGGCGGGAGTGCTGTCGGGCGGTGAGAAGACCCGGCTCGCGCTCGCGACGCTGGTCGTGTCCGCGGCCAACGTGCTGCTGCTGGACGAGCCGACCAACAACCTCGACCCGGCCAGCCGTGAGGAGGTCCTGTCGGCGCTGCGGTCGTACGCCGGCGCGGTCGTGCTGGTGACGCACGACGAGGGCGCGGTCGAGGCGCTGCAGCCGGAGCGCATCATCCTGCTGCCGGACGGCGTCGAAGACCTGTGGAATGCCGACTACGCGGATCTGGTGGCGCTCGCCTGACCCTCGCGCGGGATTCCCACACAAAATCCTCACAAGAGGAATCAGTTGCTCCGGTCGGCGTCCCGAGCGGTCCAACCAAACGTCCGGCCACGCTGTGCGAGGCCACAAACGTCGTGGGTGACCAGCGGCTTTGCGGTGCGATACCGGACGAGGTCCACGACCTCGCCGGGGAATGGGCCGTTCCGCTCGGTGGATCATGGGAGCCAACGGCCCGACTGGCCCTGGCGTCCGTGCCATGGGCTCCGGGGAATCGCTGGTGTTGCCGCGCGACAGGGGTGATCATGGGAACCCAGAGCGCACTTCCCATGAGGAGGCACGTGTGGCCGAGACTCTGAAGAAGGGCAGCCGGGTGACCGGCGCCGCGCGCGAAAAGCTCGCGGCGGACCTCAAGAAAAAGTACGACTCCGGTGCCAGCATCCGCGCCCTTGCGGAGGAGACGGGCCGTTCCTACGGCTTCGTGCACCGGATGCTGAGCGAGTCGGGTGTGACCCTGCGCGGAAGGGGTGGGGCCACGCGCGGCAAGACCAAGGCGACGGCGTCCTGAAGTCCTCGCCGGAGTTCCACTTGCGCTGCCTTTGCCCTTGGTCCGAACCAGTGCTGCACCCAGCCCGAACAGCGCGACCCGCACCACCGCGCCGCCCTCGCCCCTGACGACGGGAGCGGCGCTCTCGCACGAACCGCACGGCCGACGGCTCAGCAAGTTACCGCCTGGTAGAACTTTTCATGTGCGACCACCCGACCCGCCATGGGCCGGGTGGTCGGTTGCCGGTGCACGGGTCCGCACGGATCCGGCGCCGTTCCCCACATGGAGGTGGAGCATGTCGGAGTACGTCCGTCTGGAACGCACGGGTCCGATCGCCGTGGTGACCCTGGCCAAGCCGGACCGGCGCAACGCGCAGACGCCCGCCATGTGGCGGGAGCTTGCCGGGGTCGGGCGCTCGCTGCCCGGCGACGTCCGCGCGGTCGTGCTCCGGGGCGAAGGGTCGTCGTTCTCGGCGGGGCTCGACCGCCGGCTGTTCCCCGGCGGGGGCGGTGTTCCGGGCGAGGCCGATCTGGCCGGGCTCGCGGAGATGGACGACGCGGAGCGCGACGCGGCCATCTCGCTGTTCCAGGAGGCGTTCACCTGGTGGCGCCGCCCGGACCTGGTCTCCATCGCGGCGGTGCAGGGCCACGCGGTGGGGGCCGGGTTCCAGCTCGCGCTGGCCTGCGACGTGCGGGTGTGCGCCGAGGACGTGCAGTTCTCGATGGCGGAGACCACGCTCGGCCTGGTCCCGGACCTCGCGGGCACCAAGCCGCTCGTCGACCTGGTCGGCTACGCCCGCGCGTTCGAGATCTGCGCCACCGGGCGCCGCGTCGGTGCCGCGGAGGCGCTGGCCCTCGGCCTGGCGAATTCGGTTGTCCCGCCCGAAGACCTCGACAAGGCCGCCCACGAAACCGCCGAAGCCCTGATCCGGGCGCCGCGCGACGCCGTCGTCGAGACCAAGGCCCTGCTCCTCGGCGCGACCTCGCGACACTACGACGCACAGCGCGCCGCGGAACGCGAGGCCCAGGGCCGCCGGCTCAAGGATCTCCTGGGGCGCGGGGAGTAGACGGGCGCGGACGGCCTCGGCCCGCTTGTGGGCGGGGATGCCCGCGAGGTGAGCGTTACCGGACGGGTCTGCGCGGACACGCTCCGCCCGGATGCCCGGATGCCCGGATGCCCGGATGCCCGGATGCCCGGATGCCCGGATGCCCGGATGCCCGGATGCACGATGCCCGGATGCACGATGCCCGGGCGTGCGGGCGCCGCGGTGCCGGTGCGCGCGGAGGCGGTCTTGGTCGGGGCCGGGCCGCGAAACGCGCGCCGCGCGCGTCGCCCGGCCCGGGAGAGAGTACGGGCGTCACCGCGCGCCGATGTCGTCACGCGCGGTGGGTGCCCCCCTCGCGGGCCGCCGCCGACGATGGCGATCGGCTCGTCGGCCGCCGCGTGCCCGGTCGCGTCGGCACCCGAACTCAGTGGGCGTGGTTGTCCTCGGCGGCGGGTTCGTCCAGCCAGACCACTTTCACGTCCACGGTCACCGCGTCGGGTGCCGCCTCGAACAATTCGGCCGCCGCGGTGGCGACGCGGGTGCGGACGCGGCGTGCGACTTCGTGGAGGGCGAGCCCGTAGGCGACCGCGATCGACACGATCACCCGTACGCCGACCGGGGGTTCGTCCGTCCGGATCAGGCAACTGCGGGACCGCACACCGGGTTCCGCGTCGGCCGCCGCACGGAGTGCGCGCGCGTCGGGCGATTCCGTGATGCCCGGAATATCACCAATTCCCTTCCGGGGTGTGCCGCGTCCGGCCTTCGCGCCGCCCTTCTCGCCGCCGTGCCCGGGCGGTGCCGTGGCCGCGAGCAACTGCTCGGCCGTGGGCATCACCGACCCGGAAACGTCGTCCGTACTGCCGTTCCGTGCGTTCATTGGACCGCCGCCTCGTTCACACTGCCCGCCCCACCGCAGTCAACCACCGCCGGACACCATGGACATCGCCCCTGACCCGCTGCGGGAACGGCGG is from Yinghuangia sp. ASG 101 and encodes:
- a CDS encoding ABC-F family ATP-binding cassette domain-containing protein, which encodes MITATAVELRAGARILLESASFRVAPGDRIGLVGRNGAGKTTLTKTLAGETQPAAGTITRSGEVGYLPQDPRTGDLDVLATDRILSARGLDAAINGMRAAEQTMSTATGDARDKAMRRYARLETEFLTKGGYAAEAEAATIAASLGLPDRILGQPLRTLSGGQRRRVELARILFSDADTLLLDEPTNHLDADSIVWLRDFLKTYKGGFIVISHDENLVEACVNKVFHLDANRTAIDVYNVGWKAYLTQRETDERRRKRERDNAEKKAAALMSQADKMRAKATKTVAAQNMARRAERLLSGLEGVRQADKVAKLRFPEPAPCGKTPLMASELSKSYGSLEIFTDVDLAIDKGSRVVILGLNGAGKTTLLRLLAGVEAPDTGRVEPGHGLKLGYYAQEHETLDPGRTVLENMRSSAPDMDLVEVRKVLGSFLFSGDDVDKPAGVLSGGEKTRLALATLVVSAANVLLLDEPTNNLDPASREEVLSALRSYAGAVVLVTHDEGAVEALQPERIILLPDGVEDLWNADYADLVALA
- a CDS encoding enoyl-CoA hydratase/isomerase family protein; amino-acid sequence: MSEYVRLERTGPIAVVTLAKPDRRNAQTPAMWRELAGVGRSLPGDVRAVVLRGEGSSFSAGLDRRLFPGGGGVPGEADLAGLAEMDDAERDAAISLFQEAFTWWRRPDLVSIAAVQGHAVGAGFQLALACDVRVCAEDVQFSMAETTLGLVPDLAGTKPLVDLVGYARAFEICATGRRVGAAEALALGLANSVVPPEDLDKAAHETAEALIRAPRDAVVETKALLLGATSRHYDAQRAAEREAQGRRLKDLLGRGE
- a CDS encoding helix-turn-helix domain-containing protein: MAETLKKGSRVTGAAREKLAADLKKKYDSGASIRALAEETGRSYGFVHRMLSESGVTLRGRGGATRGKTKATAS